From the genome of Triticum aestivum cultivar Chinese Spring chromosome 3B, IWGSC CS RefSeq v2.1, whole genome shotgun sequence, one region includes:
- the LOC123072355 gene encoding BURP domain-containing protein 13 — translation MNSKSAFLLIVVAVSTTAMVHGHPAASTPAARFWEQALSGTPMPEVLADFVQKGMDLSPLVEHYSAQPSIGMCTLFNTICDARTVAETGIFFHEAELHPGSTMTLYFPAEAETAILPHDIAGKVPFENLSDVLSTFHISPGSAEAAQVEDTLRKCQQPPIAGEIKACTMSLESTVKAAMEMLGTTIQQGGGGGDVWAATSTLPRGGLLPHREYIVQEVTKLEGTGYVACHKVPFPYAVFHCHIAHTGYIGYKVTLHGRGDNEGPVVSLLAFCHFDTSHWNPAHPAFQILKTHPGASTSVCHFMSYGNLAFIKKARTA, via the exons ATGAATTCAAAATCCGCTTTCCTTCTGATCGTGGTGGCAGTTAGCACCACGGCCATGGTGCACGGCCACCCTGCCGCTAGCACTCCAGCGGCACGGTTCTGGGAGCAGGCCCTCTCCGGCACGCCGATGCCGGAGGTGCTAGCTGATTTTGTTCAGAAAG GAATGGATCTGTCACCGCTCGTGGAGCACTACTCTGCACAGCCTAGTATCGGCATGTGCACACTCTTCAACACTATCTGCGACGCGCGCACGGTGGCGGAGACCGGCATCTTCTTCCACGAGGCCGAGCTACATCCGGGCAGCACCATGACCCTGTATTTCCCAGCGGAGGCGGAGACAGCCATCCTCCCGCACGACATCGCCGGCAAGGTCCCCTTCGAGAACCTAAGCGACGTCCTCTCCACGTTCCACATCTCACCAGGCTCCGCTGAGGCTGCGCAAGTGGAGGACACCCTGCGCAAGTGTCAGCAGCCGCCAATCGCCGGTGAGATAAAAGCCTGCACCATGTCGCTAGAGAGCACTGTAAAGGCCGCCATGGAGATGCTCGGCACCACCATCCAgcagggtggtggtggtggtgacgtGTGGGCGGCCACGTCGACGCTCCCCCGCGGTGGCCTGCTACCACACCGGGAGTACATTGTCCAGGAGGTCACCAAGCTAGAGGGCACTGGCTACGTGGCCTGCCACAAGGTGCCGTTCCCATACGCCGTCTTCCATTGTCACATCGCACATACGGGGTATATAGGTTACAAGGTCACCCTCCACGGCCGCGGCGACAACGAGGGCCCTGTGGTTTCCTTGCTGGCGTTCTGCCATTTCGACACCTCCCACTGGAATCCGGCACACCCGGCGTTCCAGATACTGAAGACCCACCCTGGTGCCAGTACGTCGGTGTGCCACTTCATGTCGTATGGCAATCTCGCGTTCATCAAGAAGGCACGCACAGCCTAG